One region of Drosophila kikkawai strain 14028-0561.14 chromosome 2R, DkikHiC1v2, whole genome shotgun sequence genomic DNA includes:
- the Mid1 gene encoding uro-adherence factor A: MRPGPGLVVMALAFISGARRGSSSGISSATATPTPTSTAAGDGGSRGAEGRGNDRGGGSARGEGSTTLPSTGESSSFVRSSGSYLLPIFLPHHLDLALQFGPRLPPGDYHHQQQQQHQHQHDHAHTESWISSRIADRRQRRRRRDSSSSSRDIAGRAGGTETVTGTGTVTGIVSSKGSGTAAVTAGTAESSEEEQEEDRDPGLPVQFPSSQAFDEDEDIFALVAEDDLLSEESFDRLIKLNEDADEEDYKQQPQPAEEAETEIDTETEPERENETETETETETEREAEADTETETEQQQQDESRLIDEGVLQHSDNSHSHSPESANSYDNNNNKREASGRILDAQTAQLIGHKDNSLSAVATTESAGASSSSSSTTTTLPAPVDLKKSILGTASSLTRLNPWISACDLAQPGTATDLQGQCSAGTLPMAWVDEGPGPPICPRSCAEQQHQKPAASKARPPRSASSNNKVKYFVNYKAAQMRLRRERDYAMDATESNSPMPASERPTTTDLGLDMDVDIDGYSSSTSSAASVTEETVGGGVPEPEPTLSYSHLHAQEQLQLDQDRGEDEQEQQQCLEYLGDSAESSPQHLCDLRSPGQLLERLRALRLRNCCERSVFSALHTLALNASLSDRRECTRILSDLLDVDGLANRITCELAEILFRFDCRQVYSLINQCDDCKEAYRRWVCSTLVPYFAEPKDVAPATGAGAGAASSAGKSKRSARSAARGEVASTATEANGIKHKSLKLISNNNKSNNGNNMNERQINQKHDKSSNARAKANAGQDNDRRSSSSSRSSSNSVEDAIGRDLAQTFYDVVGLSNSRHQGEEEILGVAMDDGNEPEPETEAEAQAESEEAEAEQQSNNFISTANNSDPRATDPVISKLHKRSTRKEEFRKRRRIRPCLSVCQTVEQKCPYLLPADRAPALPTQYAGEPTFLCLDQNIPETGAQLEKSSYGPNDCCYSYCNGPLSGICTVCHEFTAPTMSEEDASTATNSTRRVHNITLSLSSHPGEHARAKSVALALRNVSRTGGDPDAMQTLLDRLPYYARHDGVFYYDEEGDMPQAPLSGDCAAVPSVSSRCTIPYYASGTEAVAAPPTQLLVWLSALLGLLSSCGAARQRWSCQWSAMVGGHGSRVATGTGRGRQAVACEANCHEQELVRSGIRSHQQPVKPKAKPLKCAPGLSVAAARSWSWSYTYKMTCRKVRYFSSRSKFKGLTNYGGEGDARPSAVRVRVRVRVEEGGCIRTRNYRYFYYFNYNINDWWRRWWRCLSSGAL; the protein is encoded by the exons ATGCGGCCAGGACCCGGGCTGGTCGTGATGGCGCTTGCGTTTATTTCGGGGGCTCGgcgaggcagcagcagcggcatcaGCTCAGCGACAGCGACACCGACACCGACATCCACAGCGGCAGGCGACGGCGGGAGCAGAGGGGCAGAGGGCAGGGGCAACGACCGAGGAGGCGGCAGCGCAAGAGGTGAAGGATCAACCACGTTACCGTCCACTGGCGAGTCCTCGTCATTCGTTCGCAGCTCTGGCTCGTACCTGCTGCCCATCTTCCTGCCCCACCATCTCGACTTGGCGCTCCAGTTTGGGCCACGTTTGCCGCCCGGCGAttaccaccaccagcagcagcagcagcaccagcaccagcacgaCCACGCCCACACCGAGTCCTGGATTTCGTCGAGGATTGCGGACAGGagacagcggcggcggcgacgagacagtagcagcagcagcagggatATAGCAGGTCGGGCGGGCGGAACAGAGACAGtaacaggaacaggaacagtGACAGGGATAGTATCCAGTAAGGGATCGGGAACAGCGGCAGTCACAGCGGGCACAGCGGAGTCcagcgaggaggagcaggaggaggatcGCGATCCGGGTCTTCCCGTTCAGTTTCCCTCGTCGCAGGCCTTTGACGAAGACGAGGATATCTTCGCCCTGGTGGCCGAGGACGATCTGCTGTCCGAGGAGTCCTTTGATCGCCTGATCAAGCTCAACGAAGACGCCGACGAGGAGGATTACAAGCAACAGCCGCAACCCGCGGaggaagcggaaacggaaatagACACAGAGACAGAGCCAGAGCGAGAGAACGAGACGGAAACAGagacggaaacggaaacggagaGAGAAGCGGAAGCGgatactgaaaccgaaacggagcagcagcaacaggacgAGAGCCGCCTAATTGATGAGGGAGTCCTGCAACATAGCGATAACAGTCACAGCCACTCGCCGGAGTCCGCTAACAGCTAcgataataacaataacaaacgaGAGGCCAGTGGCCGCATCCTTGATGCCCAGACGGCCCAGCTGATCGGACACAAGGATAACAGCTTGTCCGCCGTGGCCACCACCGAGTCAGCaggcgccagcagcagcagtagcagcaccaccacaacCTTGCCAGCACCCGTGGACCTAAAGAAGTCCATACTCGGCACAGCGAGCTCGTTAACACGCCTTAATCCTTGGATATCAGCCTGTGATCTGGCACAGCCGGGCACAGCAACAGACTTGCAG GGTCAGTGCTCGGCTGGTACACTGCCCATGGCCTGGGTCGATGAGGGACCCGGGCCCCCAATCTGCCCGCGATCCTGCGccgagcagcagcaccagaagCCAGCGGCCTCCAAGGCGAGGCCTCCGAGGAGCGCCTCCAGTAACAATAAAGTCAAGTATTTCGTAAACTATAAGGCGGCCCAGATGCGTTTGCGACGCGAGAGGGACTACGCGATGGACGCCACCGAGAGCAATTCCCCAATGCCGGCCAGTGAGCGGCCGACCACCACCGACCTGGGCCTGGACATGGATGTGGACATCGATGGGTATAGCAGTTCAACATCCAGTGCGGCCAGTGTTACCGAGGAGACGGTAGGAGGAGGAGTGCCGGAACCGGAGCCAACGTTGTCCTACAGCCATCTGCATGCCCAGGAGCAGCTCCAGCTGGACCAGGACCGGGGGGAGGACGAGCAGGAGCAACAACAGTGCCTTGAATATCTGGGCGATTCCGCCGAGTCGAGTCCGCAGCACCTGTGCGACCTTCGGTCACCTGGCCAGCTGCTGGAGCGACTTCGGGCGCTGCGCCTGCGCAACTGCTGCGAGCGGAGCGTGTTCAGTGCCCTGCACACGCTGGCCCTCAATGCCAGCCTCTCGGATCGGCGGGAGTGCACCCGCATCCTCAGCGACCTGCTGGACGTGGACGGCCTGGCCAATCGCATCACCTGCGAGCTGGCCGAGATTCTGTTCCGCTTCGACTGCCGGCAGGTTTACTCGCTGATCAACCAATGCGACGATTGCAAG GAAGCATATCGTCGCTGGGTCTGCAGTACACTAGTGCCATACTTTGCCGAGCCAAAGGACGTTGCGCCAGCAACGGGTGCAGGAGCGGGAGCAGCATCCTCCGCGGGCAAGAGCAAACGCTCGGCGAGAAGTGCAGCGAGGGGCGAGGTGGCGTCAACGGCGACGGAGGCGAATGGAATCAAGCATAAATCTCTGAAATTAAtcagcaataacaataaatcaaataacGGCAATAACATGAACGAGCGTCAGATTAATCAGAAGCATGACAAGAGCTCGAACGCGAGAGCAAAGGCAAACGCGGGCCAGGACAATgaccgccgcagcagcagcagtagcaggagcagcagtaaCAGTGTGGAGGATGCGATTGGCAGGGACCTGGCCCAGACATTCTACGATGTTGTTGGCCTGTCTAACTCTCGCCACCAGGGAGAGGAGGAGATCCTGGGAGTGGCCATGGATGACGGCAATGAACCAGAACCAGAGACGGAGGCGGAGGCGCAGGCGGAGTCCGAGGAGGCTGAGGCCGAACAACAATCCAATAATTTCATATCGACTGCCAATAATTCGGATCCCAGAGCCACGGATCCAGTGATATCAAAACTACACAAGAG ATCAACACGCAAGGAGGAGTTCCGTAAGCGCCGCCGTATCCGGCCCTGCCTGAGCGTCTGCCAAACCGTGGAACAAAAGTGCCCCTACCTGCTGCCCGCCGATCGCGCTCCCGCGCTGCCCACCCAATATGCCGGCGAGCCGACATTTCTCTGCCTAG ATCAAAACATACCCGAGACAGGGGCGCAGCTGGAAAAGTCGAGCTACGGCCCCAACGATTGCTGCTACAGCTACTGCAATGGTCCCTTGTCCGGTATCTGCACTGTGTGCCATGAGTTCACCGCTCCAACGATGTCGGAGGAGGATGCTTCCACTGCTACCAACTCCACCCGCCGCGTACACAACATCACGCTCTCGCTGAGCTCGCATCCCGGCGAGCATGCCCGGGCCAAGAGCGTGGCTCTGGCCTTAAGGAACGTGAGTCGAACCGGCGGGGATCCGGATGCCATGCAGACCCTGCTCGATCGCCTGCCGTACTATGCACGCCACGACGGAGTCTTTTACTATGACGAGGAGGGTGACATGCCGCAGGCGCCGCTTTCCGGCGACTGTGCCGCCGTGCCCTCCGTTTCCAGTCGCTGTACGATACCGTACTATGCCTCCGGCACGGAGGCTGTGGCGGCCCCGCCCACTCAGCTGCTGGTCTGGCTGAGCGCCCTGCTCGGCCTGCTCAGCAGCTGTGGAGCGGCGCGGCAGCGCTGGAGCTGTCAGTGGAGCGCGATGGTCGGTGGACACGGCAGCAGGGTGGCGACGGGCACGGGTCGCGGTCGCCAGGCGGTGGCCTGTGAGGCCAACTGTCACGAGCAGGAGCTGGTCAGGAGTGGGATCAGGAGCCACCAGCAGCCGGTCAAGCCCAAGGCCAAGCCGCTGAAGTGCGCCCCGGGACTCTCCGTGGCAGCCGCCCGCAGCTGGTCCTGGTCGTATACGTATAAGATGACGTGCAGGAAAGTGCGATACttcagcagcaggagcaagtTCAAAGGCCTGACCAACTACGGCGGGGAGGGGGACGCCCGGCCGAGTGCGGTGCGAGTGAGGGTGCGAGTGAGGGTGGAGGAGGGCGGGTGCATTAGGACTAGGAACTATCGCTACTTCTACTACTTCAACTACAACATAAACGATTGGTGGCGGAGATGGTGGCGCTGCCTGAGCAGCGGCGCCTTATAG
- the LOC108076439 gene encoding solute carrier family 35 member F5, producing the protein MLGRGQKLLLGIAILILVDVVWVSSSELTKFLYNEAKFDKPFFCTYFKTSMFSIYLLVIGILAPWKESCERQNGNYAMMEQNADDENYYSNQAVLGDPTYVPIRSPHLVTTPNGNGSTNSLSGSESDDSSVRSVRFSKMAEVREMSAHEATDALMARLSYAASLRIRRQKTHHKTAKTALLFCLLWFVANYFFQLALEMDEAAMITLVSSSSSFFIICLAAVFPSATGDKLTITKVIAVAMNIGGVVAITMNDLHDTKMTRGVLLALFSAFFYAAYLVFVKRKSDTEEKVDIPLFFGFVGLWNLLLLWPIFFILHITKIETFELPSQGQFALLFLNGLIGTVLAEALWLWGCFLTSSLIGTLAMSLQIPLAILFDVLLKNKPYSPMFYMGSIPIFIALVFVSLLMRNDDSDPLMKLFRVIYRKVCRCHKPSIVRVNDEEQQESLISNSD; encoded by the exons ATGCTGGGACGCGGCCAaaagctgctgctgggcatAGCCATACTGATACTAGTCGATGTGGTGTGGGTTTCCTCCAGCGAGCTGACAAAG TTTCTGTACAATGAGGCCAAGTTTGACAAGCCCTTCTTCTGCACTTACTTCAAAACCTCCATGTTCAGCATTTACCTGCTGGTCATAGGCATCCTGGCGCCCTGGAAGGAGTCCTGCGAGCGACAGAATGGAAATTATGCG ATGATGGAGCAGAATGCAGACGACGAGAACTACTACTCCAACCAGGCTGTTTTG GGCGACCCCACCTATGTGCCCATCAGATCGCCACATTTGGTGACCACCCCCAATGGCAACGGCAGCACCAATTCTCTGTCCGGCAGCGAGAGCGATGATTCCAGTGTGCGCAGCGTACGCTTCAGCAAGATGGCCGAGGTCAGGGAAATGTCCGCCCACGAGGCCACCGATGCCCTAATGGCCAGGCTCTCCTATGCCGCCAGTCTGCGAATTAGGCGACAAAAAACCCATCACAAAACGGCCAAAACAGCACTGCTGTTCTGCCTGCTCTGGTTTGTGGCCAACTACTTCTTTCAGTTGGCTCTGGAAATGGACGAAGCGGCCATGATAACGCTCGTTAGCTCGTCATCGTCGTTCTTTATTATCTGCCTGGCGGCTGTGTTTCCCTCGGCAACAGGGGACAAGCTGACCATCACCAAAGTGATTGCAGTGGCCATGAACATTGGCGGTGTGGTGGCCATCACCATGAACGATCTGCACGACACAAAGATGACAAGAGGCGTACTCCTGGCCCTGTTCAGTGCGTTCTTCTATGCCGCCTATCTAGTTTTCGTAAAGCGAAAAAGCGATACGGAGGAAAAGGTCGATATACCTTTGTTTTTCG GCTTTGTGGGTCTGTGGAATCTGTTGCTTTTGTGGCCAATCTTCTTCATTCTGCACATCACCAAGATCGAAACCTTTGAGCTGCCCAGCCAGGGGCAGTTTGCCCTGCTGTTTTTGAACGGCCTAATTGGCACTGTGCTGGCTGAAGCCTTGTGGCTGTGGGGTTGCTTTCTAACCTCATCGCTGATCGGCACGCTGGCCATGTCGCTGCAGATTCCGCTGGCCATCTTGTTCGATGTTCTGCTCAAGAACAAGCCGTACTCGCCGATGTTTTATATGGGCTCGATTCCGATATTTATAGCCTTGGTTTTCGTTTCCTTGCTGATGCGAAACGATGAC